In one window of Macrotis lagotis isolate mMagLag1 chromosome 5, bilby.v1.9.chrom.fasta, whole genome shotgun sequence DNA:
- the HIPK1 gene encoding homeodomain-interacting protein kinase 1 isoform X7: protein MASQLQVFSPPSVSSSAFCSAKKLKIEPSGWDVSGQSSNEKYFTHSKNLSAPQGQANSSHQVTSFNLPSYDQSLLLPAPTVEHIVVTAADSTGGAATTSFQSSQTLTHRGNVSLLEPYQKCGLKRKSEEVDSNGSVQIIEEHPPLMLQNRTVVGAAATTTTVTTKNSSSSGEGDYQLVQHEILCSMTNSYEVLEFLGRGTFGQVAKCWKRSTKEIVAIKILKNHPSYARQGQIEVSILSRLSSENADEYNFVRSYECFQHKNHTCLVFEMLEQNLYDFLKQNKFSPLPLKYIRPILQQVATALMKLKSLGLIHADLKPENIMLVDPVRQPYRVKVIDFGSASHVSKAVCSTYLQSRYYRAPEIILGLPFCEAIDMWSLGCVIAELFLGWPLYPGASEYDQIRYISQTQGLPAEYLLSAGTKTSRFFNRDPNLGYPLWRLKTPEEHELETGIKSKEARKYIFNCLDDMAQVNMSTDLEGTDMLAEKADRREYIDLLKKMLTIDADKRITPLKTLNHPFVTMTHLLDFPHSNHVKSCFQNMEICKRRGHMYDTVKQIKSPFTTHVAPNTSTNLTMTFSNQLNTGHNQASVLASSSTAAAATLSLANSDVSLLNYQSALYPSSAAPVAGVAQQSVSLQPGTTQICTQADPFQQTFIVCPPAFQTAGLQAPAKHSGFPVRMDNAVPIVPQAPAAQPLQIQSGVLTQGSCTPLMVATLHPQVATITPQYAVPFTLSCAAGRPALVEQTAAVLQAWPGGTQQILLPSTWQQLPGVALHNSVQPTAVIPETMGNSQQLGDWRNAHSHGSQYSTLMQQPSLLTNHVTLATAQPLNVGVAHVVRQQQTGSLPSKKNKQQQAPASAKTVSTLDVLPTQVYSLIGSSPLRTSSSYNPLVPAQDQPQPIIIPDTPSPPVSVITIRSDTDEEEDSKYKPSSSSLKPRSNVISYVTVNDSPDSDSSLSSPYSTDTLAAIRGNTGPLLEGSGRVVTDGPGARTIIVPPLKAQLGDCTVATQASGLLTNKTKPVASVSGQPSGCCITPTGYRAQRGGANVAQPLNLSQCFC from the exons ATGGCATCACAGCTGCAGGTGTTCTCCCCGCCGTCAGTCTCGTCGAGTGCCTTCTGCAGtgcaaagaaactgaaaatagaGCCTTCTGGCTGGGATGTTTCAGGACAGAGCAGCAACGAAAAGTATTTTACCCACAGCAAGAACCTCTCAGCCCCGCAAGGGCAAGCCAACTCCTCGCACCAGGTGACGAGCTTCAACCTCCCTTCTTACGACCAGAGCCTCCTCCTGCCAGCTCCCACAGTGGAGCACATCGTGGTCACGGCTGCCGACAGCACAGGCGGTGCTGCTACAACATCCTTCCAAAGCAGCCAGACCCTCACTCACAGAGGCAACGTTTCTTTGCTAGAGCCCTATCAAAAATGtggattgaaaagaaaaagtgaggaGGTAGACAGCAACGGTAGCGTCCAGATCATAGAAGAACACCCCCCTCTCATGCTGCAGAACAGGACTGTGGTGGGTGCCGCTGCCACGACCACCACTGTAACCACCAAGAACAGCAGTTCCAGCGGAGAAGGGGATTACCAGCTGGTCCAGCATGAAATCCTTTGCTCCATGACCAATAGCTATGAGGTCCTAGAGTTCTTGGGTCGGGGGACATTTGGGCAGGTGGCCAAGTGCTGGAAGCGGAGTACCAAGGAAATTGTCGCAATTAAGATCTTAAAGAACCACCCTTCCTATGCCCGACAGGGGCAGATCGAAGTGAGCATCCTTTCCCGCCTGAGCAGTGAAAATGCTGATGAGTACAATTTTGTCCGTTCTTATGAGTGCTTCCAGCACAAGAATCACACCTGCCTTGTGTTCGAGATGCTGGAGCAGAACTTATATGATTTCCTAAAGCAGAACAAGTTTAGTCCACTGCCACTGAAGTACATCCGGCCTATCCTACAGCAGGTGGCCACGGCTCTGATGAAGCTCAAGAGCCTTGGCTTAATCCATGCTGACCTAAAGCCAGAAAATATCATGCTAGTGGATCCTGTGCGCCAGCCATACCGGGTGAAGGTCATTGACTTTGGCTCTGCCAGTCATGTCTCTAAAGCTGTGTGCTCCACTTACTTACAGTCACGCTACTATAG AGCTCCTGAAATCATTCTTGGACTGCCATTTTGTGAGGCTATTGATATGTGGTCCTTGGGCTGTGTGATAGCTGAGCTGTTCCTGGGATGGCCTCTTTATCCTGGTGCTTCAGAATATGATCAG ATTCGTTACATTTCACAAACACAAGGCCTGCCAGCAGAATATCTTCTGAGTGCAGGAACGAAAACAAGCAGGTTTTTCAACAGAGATCCTAATTTGGGTTACCCACTGTGGAGATTAAAG ACACCAGAGGAGCATGAGTTAGAAAcaggaataaaatcaaaagaagccCGGAAGTACATATTTAACTGTTTAGATGACATGGCTCAG GTGAATATGTCTACAGACTTAGAAGGAACTGATATGTTGGCAGAAAAGGCGGATCGAAGAGAGTACATTGATTTGTTAAAAAAGATGTTGACGATTGATGCAGATAAGAGAATTACTCCACTGAAGACCCTCAACCACCCATTTGTGACAATGACTCATCTTTTGGATTTCCCACACAGCAATCA CGTTAAGTCATGCTTTCAGAATATGGAGATCTGCAAAAGGAGAGGTCACATGTATGACACAGTGAAACAGATCAAGAGCCCATTCACTACCCATGTTGCCCCCAACACaagcacaaatctgaccatgACCTTCAGCAACCAGCTCAATACTGGCCACAATCAG GCCAGTGTTTTAGCATCCAGTTCTACTGCAGCAGCTGCTACTCTCTCTCTGGCTAATTCGGATGTGTCCCTACTCAACTACCAGTCTGCCCTCTATCCATCATCGGCAGCACCTGTGGCAGGAGTCGCCCAGCAGAGTGTTTCCTTGCAGCCGGGAACTactcagatttgcactcaggcgGATCCATTCCAGCAGACATTCATTGTGTGTCCTCCTGCTTTTCAAA CAGCTGGACTCCAGGCCCCTGCAAAGCATTCTGGATTCCCAGTGAGGATGGATAATGCTGTGCCAATTGTGCCTCAGGCGCCTGCTGCTCAACCACTACAGATCCAGTCAGGAGTTCTCACCCAG GGAAGCTGTACACCACTAATGGTAGCAACTCTCCATCCTCAAGTAGCCACCATCACACCGCAGTATGCGGTGCCCTTTACTCTGAGCTGCGCAGCCGGCCGGCCGGCGCTGGTTGAACAGACTGCCGCTGTACTG CAGGCCTGGCCTGGAGGGACCCAGCAGATACTCTTGCCTTCAACTTGGCAGCAGTTACCTGGAGTAGCACTACACAATTCTGTTCAGCCCACAGCAGTTATTCCAGAGACCATGGGGAATAGTCAGCAGCTGGGAGACTGGAG GAATGCCCACTCACATGGCAGCCAGTACAGTACCCTCATGCAGCAGCCCTCCCTGCTGACCAATCACGTGACTCTGGCCACAGCTCAGCCTCTCAATGTTGGTGTTGCTCACGTTGTCAGGCAGCAGCAGACTGGTTCCCTCCCTTCCAAGAAGAACAAGCAGCAGCAGGCCCCAGCTTCAGCCAA AACTGTTTCTACATTGGATGTCTTACCTACCCAAGTCTATTCATTGATTGGGAGCAGTCCACTTCGTACCAGTTCTTCCTATAATCCCCTGGTCCCTGCACAAGATCAGCCTCAGCCCATCATCATCCCAGACACCCCTAGCCCTCCTGTGAGCGTCATCACTATCCGCAGTGACACGGACGAGGAGGAGGACAGCAAGTATAAGCCCAGCAG CTCCAGCCTGAAGCCAAGGTCCAATGTCATCAGCTATGTTACTGTCAATGACTCTCCTGACTCCGACTCATCTCTGAGCAGTCCATATTCTACAGATACTCTGGCTGCAATTCGGGGTAATACAGGGCCCCTCCTAGAAGGATCTGGCCGGGTTGTGACTGATGGCCCTGGGGCACGTACCATCATTGTGCCACCCCTGAAAGCTCAACTTGGTGATTGCACAGTGGCAACCCAGGCCTCAG GCCTCCTGACAAATAAGACCAAGCCGGTTGCCTCGGTGAGCGGTCAGCCATCTGGCTGCTGCATCACTCCCACGGGGTACCGGGCACAACGTGGGGGAGCAAACGTAGCCCAGCCGCTCAATCTTAGCCAG